The Kribbella sp. NBC_00662 nucleotide sequence GTCCAGCTCGCCCTGTTCGCGCAGGAAGTCGAGCAGCCGGCCGAGGTGGTGGTCGGTGTGGCTGAGGAAGCCCGCGAACACCTCCATCATCCGGCTGAACAGCCTGCGCGCCTGGGGCGGTTGCGACGGCCAGTCCGGTACGTCGGGGTCGTGCCGGGACAGCTTCGTGTCGGCGGGCATGATGCCCAGTTTCTTCTGCTGGGCGAAGACCTTCTCCCGGTACGCATCCCAGCCGTCGTCGAAAGCACCGGCGTACTTGTCGGCCCACTCCTTCGGCACATGGTGTGGCGCGTGGGTGGCCCCGAAGCAGAGGTGCAGGTAGAACGGCTTGCCCGGGTCGATCTGCTTGGCGTCGGCGATGAACTCGATCGACCGGTCGACCAGGTCCTCGGTGAGGTGGTATCCCTGCTCCGGCGTGCGCGGTGGCTCGATCTGGTGGTTGTCGTAGACGAGGTCGGGATACCACTGACTCGTGTCGCCGCCGAGGAAGCCGTAGAAACGCTCGAACCCGCGACCCAGTGGCCAGCGGGTGTAGGGGCCTGTCGCGGTTTCCTGATTGCTCGGGGTCAGGTGCCACTTGCCGACCATGAAGGTGCTGTAGCCCTGCTCCACCAGCACCTCCGACAGCATCCCGTTCTCGAACGGGATGACCCCGTTGTAGCCGGGGAAGCCGGTCGCCAGTTCGGTGATCGCGGCCATGCCGTTGCTGTGGTGGTTCCGTCCGGTGACGATGCAGGACCTGCTCGGCGAACACAGCGCGGTGGTGTGCATGTTCGTGAACCGCAGCCCGGCGGCGGCCAGCGCGTCGAAGTTCGGTGTCTCGATCGGACTCCCGTAACAGCCCAGGTGACCGAAACCCGTGTCGTCCAGCACCACGAACACCACGTTCGGGCTGCCGGCCGTCGCTCGGGTGATGGCTGGCCATGCTGGACTCGACTCATCGGTTGTCCGTCCCGCCACACCGGTGAACGGAGTCCCGGACGGATACTCCTCGATCGCCACGACAGCCCCTCCTTCGCTCAAAACACCACGTTTGCCTGGCAGATGAACCTCCATACCAGGACAAAGCCAGCCGATCGAAGTACGAGGCGGACTCACCAGCGGACAATGCCAGCCTGCTGACCCTGGAGCCGCAGCGTCTTCATCCCGGCCGGATGAACCGGGGCGGTCGATTACTGGCGCGCGGGGGTCTCGCCGAACCGGCGGCGTTTGCGAGCGGCCAGAAGACGACTCCGATCGCGGCGGTGGTGATGCCGGAGATGATCACCGAGGCGAGTGGGAAACCCCGCCAGTGCCGTCTCGACGAGGTAGGCGAGCCCGCTGGTGTAGATCGACGAACTGGCTCCGCCGATGGCCGACCACAACAGGAAGTGACGGTAGTCGCGGACCGCGCCGCCCATTGAAGGAGAGCCCATGACGATCTTTGCGCACGCGTCGCCGGAGGAGAAGCGGGAGGCGCTGGGAGATTGCTGGATCACCTCACCTGAGGGCTGCTGCAGCAACGTCGTTGCTGCAGCAGGTCTGGGCTTCGGATCGATGCTGACGCAAACGTGCAGGTCAGAAGGTGGTCAGGGGCGGTCTCGAACCGCCGACCTTCCATTTTTCAGTTCGACAGCGGCCCCGGGTGGCTAGACAGAACCGTTGCCCAGCACGTCCTTCCGTTGGGTGCTGACGCCCACTAGCGGTGGCTGTTGCAATCCTGGTTGCGGTCACTCCTGCACCGTCAGCATGGGAAGGCTTGTCATCTCTGACGGACCCATGGCGATGTCAACCCGTTCTGGCCCGACTGCGACGGCTCGATTCGGCCCCGGTGAGCGGATGTCCGCTGCTCGTCGGGCAAGCTTGTTGTCGTGATCAGCTCGCTGACGTTGGTGCCCGGGACACGTGCCGGCGGTGCCGTGTCGCCTAGTGGCCAGCGAACTGATCGGCACTTCATGGAGTTCGTCGTGGACGGCGAACGACTCGGCCAGATCCTCGGGCCGTTCCTCGGCTATGGCGATGCGACCGATGAGTACGTGCCCGTCCTGGTGACCGACTGGCCGGTCGGCATCGCCTTGGAGGACCTCGATCGGTTGCTGGGCGCAGGCGCGCCGCCGCAGTTAGGTGGGCGGACCGCCATGTATGTCTGTGCTGAATGCGGTGATCTTGGCTGCGGCGCGGTGACGGCGGTCGTCGAGGTGGATGACGACAAGATCGTGTGGCGCGACTTCGGATATCAGAACGACTACGAGCCCTTCGACCAGGACGCGGTCTTCGCCGGCGTCGGGCCGTTCGCGTTCGACCGCGATGCGTGTTCGGTGGTCCTGGCGCATTTCCGCTCAGTCGTCAGTGGGATTCCGCGCGGGCCGGGCGACGTCGGCGAGCCTGAGTCGGCCGATAGCTGACCGTGCCGGTTTCGAGCTATCTGATTGCTGCCTGGACCGGCATGCCGATGACGTCGACGGCTGGCGGGGAGAAGTGGGTGACACCGGCCACGTGTTCACCACTGAGATCGGTACGGCGATCGAGCCGGACAACCTGCGGCGGCTCTGGTACCCACTGCGGGAGGCGGCCGGGCTGGGGGAGATGCGCCTCCGCGATCTGCGGCACTCGTGTGTGACCTTGCTCCTACGGCTTGGTGTACCGCCGCACATCGTCCAAGCGATCGTCGGGCACGCGGACATTCACGTCACGATGACGATCTATGCGCACGCCTCGCTAGAGAATCAGCGGAAGGCGCTCGAACAGCTCGCGAAGGCGGTCGCTGGATAGACGTTGCGGTAATCGCGGGAGGTTCGGCGGATCTCGGACCGAGATCCACGCTCAAAAATGTGTGGTCAGGGGCGGTCTCGAACCGCCGACCTTCCGCTTTTCAGGCGGACGCTCTACCAGCTGAGCTACCTGACCGGGGAGAAAGTTCGGCGGCGGTGTTGGACACCGCCGCCTTCTCCTGGCGACCCAGACGGGACTCGAACCCGCGACCTCCGCCGTGACAGGGCGGCACGCTAACCAACTGCGCCACTGGGCCAAATGACTCGACGATCGTACAGCATCTTCGAGCTAGTTCTTGCACCGGCCTTTCGGCCGTATCCCCAACGGGATTCGAACCCGCGTTACCGCCTTGAAAGGGCAGCGTCCTAGGCCACTAGACGATGGGGACTCGGACCCGCGGGAGCCGAAGCTCCAGGGACAGCCGTAAGCATAGAGGGTTTGGGCCGCGGCTCCAAAACGAGATAACCAGGGGGCGCCGTACGCCGCAGGTGGTCGGCGTACGGCGCCCTGGAAGCGGGCCGCGTGAAGGCCCGGGATCAGCTGGTCGCGTCGGGAGCGATCAGTCGCGGGTAGTGCGCGGCGAACAGGTGGAACACGACCAGCGACGGCAGTACCCGGTTGCGGGGCGGGATCGTGACGGCGACGCCGTACCCCCACAGGGATGCCTTCATCCGCTGGTCGGGTGTGCCGTGGTGGCCGTCGGCGGTGAAGCCGCAGTCGCCCAGTTGGTAGAACATCTGGCTGAAGTCGCGGACCTCGCGCGCACCCATCCGCTCGCCCCGCGCGTGGGTGAGGAAGTACCCGCTGAACGAGTCCGCCATCAGCTCCGCCCACCGGGACGCCTCCGGGCCGGGCAGCTCCGGCCGCATCAGCGAGTCGGCGAACTGGACCTGGTGACCGAACTCATGTCCGAGGATCGCCTGCGGCGCCACGTTGCCCAGACCGACCCGAGCAAACCCCTCCATCACCCCGTCGCCGAAAGCGATCCGCTTGGGCGACTTCCCGTACCCCGGGATGTCCTCGCCGCCCGGCGTCGCGTACGCGTTGAAGGTGAAGATCGGCAGGTCGCCGTACCCGAGGGCCGGGCTGTTCAGCTCGTGCGCGACCAGGTCGGCGGAGACCCGGGACTGGGCCGGGTCGAGACCGTAGAGGACCGTGAAGACGCGGTAGTTCACCTCGGCGTTCAGCATCGAGCGGCCGTGCGCGGGCACCACCGAGATGCCGCGGGACGGGATGTCCCAGAACTTCTGCAGGTCCTTGAAGGTGCGGTTGACCGTGTGCGTGTACTGACCGTGCGAGCCGAACGTGTACGGACCCGGCTGGGGCAGGTACGCCGCGTCCATCAACGCCATGTTGAAGATCAGCACATGCAGTACGGCGAGCGCCTGCTCCTGCGTCCAGCCCGTGGTGTCCGGCAGGATCGCGGCGACGACCGGCGGGGTGGCGTCGGAGCACTTGTACTGCGTCGGGTCGATGGCGTCGAGCACAGCCTCCTGGACCGGATTGTCGTGCAGTCCGAGCTTGGCCTTGACCGCCTCGGCCCGCTGGCGCAGCGCCGGCAGCTCGTCGGCGAGCTGCTGCAGCTTCGGGTCCAGCTTCTGCGGTACGGCGCCGTGCACCAAGGCGACCGGAGCGGGTGAAGGAGCGGCGGTGGCGGCCGAGGGGACGGCGAGACCGAGCGTGAGGCCAAGGGCGGCGACCACCGGCCAGATCAGGCGTTTTCTCATCGGGGACTCCTGCGAAACGCATGGGGGATGTGGGCGGCATCAGTATTTGCCGGGCACGGCGGGCCGTACGAGCGTTCGGGCTGTCGGAAACCGGCATGGCGAGAAACTGTCGCGCGGTGGTACATAGAGGCATGGAAGCGCTCCAGGCGCTCGGCCTGACCCCGGCGGCCGAGGCACTCCTCGTGCGGCTCGTGCAGCATCCAGAGACCTTGCCGACGGATGAGGACCCGGTCGAGGAGCTGATCGGCCTGGGGCTGGTGGAGCGGATCGACGGCGCCTTCGTCGTACGTCCGCCGCGGCTGGCCATGGACGCTCTGGCCGAGCGGCACACCAAACAGGCCGCCCTGGCCCGGGAGAGCGCTGATCTCCTGACCGAGCTCTGGAAGTCGGCTGCCGGACGCCAGGACTACCTCGAGATCCTCCCGACGTACGGCGCCTCCCAGGCGGTCCTGAACTCGGTCCAGACGGACGCACAGGAGCACGTGCGGGCGATGACGATGGGCAACCTCGCGGCCCGTGAGCTGAAGATCGTCGAGGGCATGTTCGACGCGCTGGAGCGTGGCGTCCGGTACGACGTGATCTACGGCGCGCACGTCCTCCAGGACGCGAACGCGCTGCACATGGTCCAGTCCTGTATCGAGGCGGGCGAGCAGGCCCGGGTGTTCCCGCACGTACCGCTGAACATCACGATCGTCGACGACCGCTGGGCGCTGGTCGGGGCGCGGACCGAGGTGCGGCGGGGGCCCGAGTTCGTCGCGCTGGTGGTCCACGATTCCCCGCTGCTCCGCGGACTGGAACGGATCTTCGAGGCCCTGTGGCGGATCGCTGTGCCGATCACGAGCGGGACCGAGCTGAACGATGTGACGGCCGGGCCGAGCCTGGACGCGAAACGGCTCCTGACCTACCTGAGTGCGGGGCTGACCGACGAGTCGATCGCCCGCGAGTTCGGGGTGAGCGAGCGGACGATCGCGCGCCGGATCGGCCGGTTGCAGGAGGCGCTCGGAGCACAGACGCGGTTCCAGCTCGGCGTACAGGCGTCGCGTCAGGGCTGGTTGTAGGTCACTACGCTGGTGACGTGATCGAGATGAGCCGGGCGAACTTCGAGGCGCTGGTCTCGGACGCGCTGGACGAGGTACCCGAGGAGCTCGCGCTGCTGATCGAGAACGTGGCCGTGTTCGTCGAGGACGATCCGCCGCCCGGCGATCCGGAGTTGCTCGGGATCTACGAAGGCATCCCGCTGACCGAACGCGGGCACGAGTACGGCGGCGTCCTGCCGGACCGGATCACGATCTACCGCAACCCGATCCTGGCGATCTGCGACAACTACGGCGACGTCCTCGACGAGGTGAACATCACAGTGGTGCACGAGATCGCGCACCACTTCGGCATCGACGACGCCCGCCTGCACGAGCTGGGTTACGGCTAACGGTTGAAGAGCAGCTTCCACGGCATCAGCGCCGACTCGAGCTGCACCTTCAGCGACATCTTCGAGACGCCCTCGGTGCGCTCCTCGAAGCGGATCGGCGTCTCGGCGATCCTCAGACCGCGCTTGACCGTCCGGTAGTTCATCTCGACCTGGAACGAGTAGCCGTTGCTCGCGATCGACGCGACGTCGATCCAGCGCAGGGTGTCGGCCTTCCACGCCTTGAAGCCGGCCGTCGCGTCCTTCACGTGCAGCCGCAGGATCGCGTTGACGTAGAAGTTCGCCCAGGCGGACAGCGCGCGCCGGTGCCAGCCCCATTCGGCGGCCGCGGAGCCGCCCGGGACGTACCGCGAGCCGATCACCACGGCGGCGTCCGTCGTCCGCAGCATCTCGACCATGGTCGGGATCACCGACGCCGGGTGGGACAGGTCCGCGTCCATCTGGATGACGATGTCGGCGCCCTCGTCGAGTGCCCGGGTGATCCCGGCGACGTACGCGCGGCCCAGGCCGTCCTTGACGGTCCGGTGCAGTACGCCGACCTTCTCCGGCGACTCCTTCGCCAGCTCGTCGGCGATGTCGCCCGTACCGTCGGGGGAGTTGTCGTCGACAACGAGAAGCTCCAGGCCGGGCAGGTTCAGGTCGGACAGGAGTCCGGCCAGCACGGGCAGGTTCTCCCGCTCGTTGTAGGTCGGCACCACGACCACGATCTTGGCTAGCTCACCCATGACTTTCCTTTGTCGGAGACACCGAAAGCTACCGTATCCGCCGACCACAACTGACCTCAGAGCTCGGCGAGTGCCTCCGCGACCGTGCTGTAGATGCGGAACTGACCGCCGAGACCGGTGACGCTGAGCGGACGGTCGACCGGGCGGCCGACGCCGACCAGGGCCAGGGTGATGTTCTGCTCGCCGGCCAGGTTGCGCGCCTCGACCAGGTTGCCGAGTCCGGCCGAACTGCAGAAGGTGACCGCCGACAGCTCGATCAGCACCAGCCGGGCCGGTGGCGCGACGGCGGCGCGGATCGCCTCGGCGGCGAAGTCGGTGCTGGCGATGTCGATCTCACCGGACAACCTGACCAGGAGCACTCCTGGTGCCAGCTCCTCGGTCACCGCGTCGAAGGTGGTTCGGATCATCTCGCCGTCACGCGGCTCTGGGTGGCTGGTCACGCCGATATCTCCCCGGGTAGCGCCACGAACGCGTAGGTCCTGGCGGAGTGGAACTGCCCTGCTCTCACCGTATGCCTGAAGGCGCAGGCATAACAACGGGTGTGCCCGGGATGACCCCGGAGCGTGACCTCCGACCTGTAAGCGCTGCCAAAGTCAAGCAAACGAAGGACCCAGCACGGTGGTACACAGGACGGCATGGGTGTTCTCGACGGCAAGGCGGCGCTGGTCACCGGAGGTTCCCGCGGCATCGGTGCGGCGATCGTACGGCGGTTGGCCGCGGACGGCGCCGTCGTCACCTTCACCTTCGTGAACAGCGCGGACGCGGCCGGCACGGTCGTCGCCGAGGTCAAAGCCGCAGGTGGCGAGGCCATCGCCGTACCAGCGGATCAGTCGGACCTGTCCGGGATCGACGGACTCTTCGACCAGGCGACCGGACCGACCGGGACGTTGGACATCTTCGTCTGCAACGCCGCGCAGGCGATGGTGAAGCCGATCGCCGACGTCACCGTCGAGGACTACGACCAGCTGTTCGCGACCAACGTCAAAGGTCCGTACTTCGCCATCCAGCGCGCCGGCCGCGTGCTGCCCGACGGCGGCCGGATCATTGCCCTGTCCACCCTCAATACGGTCATGCCCGGTCCCGGAATCTCGCTGTACGCCGCGAGCAAAGCGGCGCTCGAACAGTTCGTGAAGATCGCCGCCCGCGAGTACGGTCCGCGCGCGATCACCGTCAACACGGTCTCGCCGGGCGCGACCGACACCGACATGTTCCACGACCACAACCCGCCGCAGGTCCAGGACGCGCTCGTCGGCATCACCGCGCTCGGCCGGATGGGCAAGCCCGCCGAGGTCGCCGACGTGGTCGCGTTCCTGGCCGGCCCGGACGCGCGCTGGATGACCGGTCAGAACCTCCGTGCGACCGGAGGGATGCTGGTCTGATCACCAAGGATCTGCTCGAGGCAGTCGACGCCGCCGCCGATCCGGCCGTGGCGGAGGTGCTCGCGCGCTACTTCCAGCTCCAGCCCGGCGGGTACGGCCACGGCGACCAGATGGTCGGCGTGAAGCTGTCGACGATCCGGGGCATCCTCAAGCCGTACCTGCGGGCCGGCCTGCCGCTGCCCGAGCTCGAGCAGGCCCTGACCAGTCCGATCCACGAGCACCGTCTGACAGTTCTCTGCCTGTTGGCCGATCGCGCCGCCCGCGCGCTCAAGCCGCGTACGGCGAACCCTGCGGAGCTGACCGCGATCCACGACCTCTACCTACGCAGTACGGCGTACATCAACAACTGGGATCTCGTCGACTGCAGTGCCCCGCAGATCGTCGGCGGGTACCTGCTCGACAAGCCCCGGGACGAGCTCTACACGCTCGTCCGGTCGGGCAGCCTGTGGGAGCGCCGGATCGCGCTGGTCGCCACACAGTTCCTCATCGGTCAGGGGCAGATCGACGACACGTTCCGGCTGGCCGCCCAGGTGCTCGACGATCGGGAAGACCTGATCCACAAGGCGTCCGGCTGGATGCTGCGCGAGGCCGGCAAACGTGTCTCCGAGGCCGAGCTCCGCGACTTCCTCGACGAGTACGCGACCCGGATGCCGCGCACGATGCTCCGCTACGCGATCGAACGTCTCGACCAGGTCAGCCGCAAGCATTACCTCGCGCTGCGATAGAGAAAAGTCGACAAATCAGCCGCGTGGTTGGGCATTGGTGTGCGCGTCGGCCAGGGGCGGGGCCTCGAGCGCGCAATGCCGGTGGTGGATCTCCGCGGGCTGCACCTCGCGGGCCTTGTCGCGGCGGTCGCCCAGCGTGACCCAGGCGATCACCCCGCCCGCCGCGGCGAGGACGGCGGAGATCCACAGCGCCTTGCCGAATCCGTTGTGGAAGGCAACGGGATCGCGGTAGGCGTTGCCGGTGATGCCGGCGGCGACCGGGATCGCGGCGACCGCCATCAGCTGTGCGGACCGGGCGACCGCGTTGTTCACGCCGGAGGCGATACCCGCGTGGTGGTCCGCGACCGACGACATCACGGTCGCGGTCAGCGGAGCCACGGTCGCGACCAGACCGAGCCCGAGCACTATGACAGCCGGCAGTACGGCGCTGACGTAGCTGGACTCGGCGTTGATCCGCAGCATCAGCAGGAACCCGGCGGCCATCAGCACCGGTCCGACCGTCATCGGGATGCGGGCGCCGATCCGGTCCGACAGACCGCCGGCATACCCGGACAGGAAGAACATCAGCAGTGTCATCGGCAACAAGGACGCACCGGCCCACAAGGCGGAGTAGCCGAGTGCGGTCTGCAGGTACACCACGAGCAGGAAGGTCGCGGTTCCGAGACCGCCGTACACGACGACGGTGACCAGGTTCGCGCCGGTGAAGCGCCGGTTGGCGAAGATGGTCAGCGGCAGCATCGGGTGTGAACTGCGGCGTTCGACCTCGATGAACCCGACGAAGGCGAGTACGCCGATCGCGAGGCTGGTCAGGACGAGCGGATCGCCGAAGCCGTGGTCCCCGGCGCTGATCAGGCCGTACGTGAGGCCCGCCAGGCCGACGGTCGCGAGGATCGCGCCGTTGACGTCGAGCCTGCCGCCGGCGCTCTCGTCGCGGCTCTCGGGCACGTGTCGCAGCGTGACCAGGACGGTGACCAACGCGATCGGAACGTTGAGCAGGAAGATCAGCTGCCAGTAACCACTGTCGACCAGGGTGCCACCGACGAACGGGCCGACGGCTGCCGCGACCGACGTGAGGCCGGACCAGGTGCCGACCGCCTTGCCGCGGTCGGAGTGCTGGAACGAGGTCTGCAGGATGGCCAGGCTGCCCGGGGTCAGCAGGGCGCCACCGATGCCCTGCAGCACGCGGCCCGCGATCATCACCTCGAGTGTCGGCGCGATCGCGCACACCACCGAAGCGACCGCGAACCAGATCACCCCGACGACGAACGTCCGCCGTCGGCCGAGCCGGTCGCCGATCGAACCGCTGAGCAGAACCAGCGAGGCGAGCATCAGCATGTAGCCGTTCACGATCCACTGCAGGCCGGCGACGTCCGCGTTCAGGTCCTCGCCCATCGCCGGCAGCGCGACGTTGACGACCGTTCCGTCCAGGAACGCCATCCCCGACCCGAGAGCCGTCGCCGCCAGCACCCACCGGCCCCGGGCCGTGCCCAGAGCGATCCGCTCATCCGTCATAGGGTCAGCGTGGCAGATCCAATTGCAGCACGACGAGGGCCTTGCTTGCCGGGATACCCGGCTGGATCCCGAGGATGGGCGGATCGCCGACCGCGCAGCGGGTCTCGGTCAGCAGCGGGCAGATCGCGTTCAGCAGACCGCTGGTCACGGTGACGTCGGTCGGTAGGGACCCGCCGGCCGCCGAGGTGAGCGGTTTGACGGCCGCACTGGCCCGCGTCGACGTCGACGGAGAGGCGACGACCACCGATCCGGACAGGGTGTAGGTCAGCCGGATCCTGGATGCGGAGACGGTCAACGGCAGATCGCCAGCGGCGGTGATCGTGGTGTTCTCGATCGGCACGGACTGGTCGTCGGCGACCACCTTCAGGTTGGTGACCCGGGGCGTTGTCCGGGACATCATTCCGGGCAGGTGGTCGCCCGGCGACGGCAGCTGCAGCGGCAGGATGTCCGTGGCCGCAGGCAACATCACGTTCTCGGTCATGTCGAACGACCCGTCCCGGTGGGGTACGGCGATCAGCTGGATGCCGGGCACGGTCTCGCCCGGACCGGGCGTGGTGGGCCTCGGCGTCGCAGCGCTGCCGGACGGACGGGAGCTGTTCAGCCCTGGACTCGGCGCGACCGGGAGGGCGCCGATGCCCGAACAAGCGACGGTCGCGCTGTACCCCAGCACCAGCGCGACCGCCGCCAGGATTCGCGATCCGGCTCTACGTCCGGGCTCCCCCACCCCCGATGTCCGCTCGGGGAGGAGCCCGGGACGCCGATGCGGTGAGCCGGGTCCTGCCACGAGTCACCGCCCCCAAAAACGGACCTGACCGTTTCCCCTTCCGGTCCGGTCGACTGGGGCATACGATACGCCCGAATTCGTGGGGTAGGGAAATGCTCACGCTATTTTATGGCGAACATCGGAGGGGGAAGGAAAATGCAGGAACGGAGCGTGTCCGGGCAATTCCGGGCGGTATCCCTGAGTGTTTCGAGAATTCGAGGTCCGGTAATTCGCAGGGTGTTGTCGCTGCTGCTCGCCGTGACGGTGGCGGCGGCGCCGGCAGTCCTGACGGTGCCGGCGCAGGCCGCCGCGGGGGCGAACCTGTACTTCGTCCAGGGGCTGCCCGGGCGCAGTCTGGACATCAGTGTCGACGGTCATCAGGTCGCCACCAAGGTGGCCGGCGGGAAGCTGGTCGGGCCCTTCGGGGTCGCGTCCGGCAAGCGGATGATCACGGCGAAACAGAACGGGAAGCTGGTGATCCAGCGTGAGATCTCGGCCGGTTCCGGGGCCAGTCTGGACGTCGTCATCCACCAGCCGGTGTCGCCGACGGGCCAGCCGCTGATCACGACGTACGCGAACAAGTTGACCGCGGTGCCGG carries:
- a CDS encoding tyrosine-type recombinase/integrase, which produces MGDTGHVFTTEIGTAIEPDNLRRLWYPLREAAGLGEMRLRDLRHSCVTLLLRLGVPPHIVQAIVGHADIHVTMTIYAHASLENQRKALEQLAKAVAG
- a CDS encoding metallopeptidase family protein, with the protein product MSRANFEALVSDALDEVPEELALLIENVAVFVEDDPPPGDPELLGIYEGIPLTERGHEYGGVLPDRITIYRNPILAICDNYGDVLDEVNITVVHEIAHHFGIDDARLHELGYG
- a CDS encoding polyprenol monophosphomannose synthase — translated: MGELAKIVVVVPTYNERENLPVLAGLLSDLNLPGLELLVVDDNSPDGTGDIADELAKESPEKVGVLHRTVKDGLGRAYVAGITRALDEGADIVIQMDADLSHPASVIPTMVEMLRTTDAAVVIGSRYVPGGSAAAEWGWHRRALSAWANFYVNAILRLHVKDATAGFKAWKADTLRWIDVASIASNGYSFQVEMNYRTVKRGLRIAETPIRFEERTEGVSKMSLKVQLESALMPWKLLFNR
- a CDS encoding STAS domain-containing protein, with protein sequence MTSHPEPRDGEMIRTTFDAVTEELAPGVLLVRLSGEIDIASTDFAAEAIRAAVAPPARLVLIELSAVTFCSSAGLGNLVEARNLAGEQNITLALVGVGRPVDRPLSVTGLGGQFRIYSTVAEALAEL
- a CDS encoding SDR family oxidoreductase, which gives rise to MGVLDGKAALVTGGSRGIGAAIVRRLAADGAVVTFTFVNSADAAGTVVAEVKAAGGEAIAVPADQSDLSGIDGLFDQATGPTGTLDIFVCNAAQAMVKPIADVTVEDYDQLFATNVKGPYFAIQRAGRVLPDGGRIIALSTLNTVMPGPGISLYAASKAALEQFVKIAAREYGPRAITVNTVSPGATDTDMFHDHNPPQVQDALVGITALGRMGKPAEVADVVAFLAGPDARWMTGQNLRATGGMLV
- a CDS encoding DNA alkylation repair protein — translated: MLEAVDAAADPAVAEVLARYFQLQPGGYGHGDQMVGVKLSTIRGILKPYLRAGLPLPELEQALTSPIHEHRLTVLCLLADRAARALKPRTANPAELTAIHDLYLRSTAYINNWDLVDCSAPQIVGGYLLDKPRDELYTLVRSGSLWERRIALVATQFLIGQGQIDDTFRLAAQVLDDREDLIHKASGWMLREAGKRVSEAELRDFLDEYATRMPRTMLRYAIERLDQVSRKHYLALR
- a CDS encoding MFS transporter; translation: MTDERIALGTARGRWVLAATALGSGMAFLDGTVVNVALPAMGEDLNADVAGLQWIVNGYMLMLASLVLLSGSIGDRLGRRRTFVVGVIWFAVASVVCAIAPTLEVMIAGRVLQGIGGALLTPGSLAILQTSFQHSDRGKAVGTWSGLTSVAAAVGPFVGGTLVDSGYWQLIFLLNVPIALVTVLVTLRHVPESRDESAGGRLDVNGAILATVGLAGLTYGLISAGDHGFGDPLVLTSLAIGVLAFVGFIEVERRSSHPMLPLTIFANRRFTGANLVTVVVYGGLGTATFLLVVYLQTALGYSALWAGASLLPMTLLMFFLSGYAGGLSDRIGARIPMTVGPVLMAAGFLLMLRINAESSYVSAVLPAVIVLGLGLVATVAPLTATVMSSVADHHAGIASGVNNAVARSAQLMAVAAIPVAAGITGNAYRDPVAFHNGFGKALWISAVLAAAGGVIAWVTLGDRRDKAREVQPAEIHHRHCALEAPPLADAHTNAQPRG